In Oryza sativa Japonica Group chromosome 2, ASM3414082v1, the following are encoded in one genomic region:
- the LOC107275964 gene encoding uncharacterized protein, whose product MKEKEVLVEIVEDDELKRSIGRNQLDLNEEVMDVESEEGEVGDDEDDEDEEDDDDDDDGGSTTDVAGSRSSSNNSSTNNVSESKLKGDKDSGGGRLEGINGGEQRVPSVRQYNRSKLPRLRWTPDLHMAFVHAVERLGGQERATPKLVLQMMNVRGLSIAHVKSHLQMYRSKKLDHEGRQIRGAIASVFSPMDFHLMRGDRRFHDMLLQRAAALSSSRQEHGGFFSSRSGGGGGGLPPEASRLYGLLQHRQSPAIATMQTLDFKNSSFRNQEWSFSFNHQRKETMNPSSSSSTTAAIRRWPSAAGAVAVVAGERQRLAERFGYYTGNGGASSTSLPLITRAAMAAPPPMFAAAVAPPGRDHHRLPFGWHAGGGGGGGGNKNRSSSDPVVIDEALDSRRLEHQQKHVEQPRMTPTTTTTPAGKRPPEWSPPDLQLTLSPTTAPAAADGGGAKRSKTSTTTTNTTAAISGEQEAEKNMDRCKNKLSISLSLSPPAAAAAAANFSSMDLSMEQQKQKQEKTTIGSSEEEAGDLGQSTLDLTMSIRALE is encoded by the exons ATGAAGGAGAAGGAAGTGCTAGTTGAGATTGTTGAGGATGATGAGCTGAAGAGATCGATTGGTAGAAATCAGCTGGACCTCAACGAGGAAGTTATGGATGTCgagagcgaggagggagaagtcggcgatgatgaagatgacgaagatgaggaggatgacgacgacgacgatgatggtggTAGCACCACCGATGTTGCCGGAAGCAGGAGCtccagcaacaacagcagcaccAATAACGTTTCAGAGAGCAAATTGAAGGGCGACAAGGATAGCGGTGGCGGCAGGTTGGAGGGGATCAACGGCGGAGAGCAGAGGGTGCCATCGGTGCGGCAGTACAACCGGTCGAAGCTGCCTCGGCTCCGGTGGACACCGGACCTCCACATGGCCTTTGTCCATGCCGTTGAGAGGCTCGGTGGCCAAGAGA GAGCAACTCCTAAGTTGGTGCTTCAGATGATGAATGTTAGGGGGCTCAGCATTGCTCATGTAAAAAGCCACTTGCAG ATGTATAGAAGCAAGAAGTTGGATCACGAGGGTCGCCAGATCAGAGGAGCCATCGCCTCAG TGTTCTCTCCAATGGATTTCCATCTGATGAGAGGCGATCGACGCTTCCACGACATGCTCCTCCAGCGAGCCGCCGCGCTCTCCTCCTCCAGGCAGGAGCACGGCGGTTTCTTCTCCtcgagaagcggcggcggcggcggcggcctacCGCCGGAGGCCAGCCGGCTGTACGGACTCCTCCAACACCGGCAGTCTCCGGCGATAGCGACGATGCAAACATTAGACTTCAAGAACAGCAGTTTCAG GAACCAAGAGTGGTCGTTCAGCTTCAACCACCAGCGGAAGGAGACGATGaatccgtcgtcgtcgtcgtcgaccaccGCGGCGATCAGGCGGTGGCCTTCAGCCGCCGgcgcggtcgccgtcgtcgccggcgagcgacaAAGACTAGCGGAGAGATTCGGCTACTACACCGGGAACGGTGGCGCGTCGTCGACGTCTCTGCCGCTCATCACGAGGgccgccatggcggcgccgccgccgatgtttgcggcggccgtggcgccgCCGGGACGTGATCACCATCGTCTTCCGTTTGGatggcacgccggcggcggcggcggcggcggcggtaatAAGAACAGGTCGTCGTCGGATCCCGTGGTGATCGATGAAGCCCTAGATTCCCGCCGCCTCGAG CATCAGCAGAAGCATGTAGAACAACCAAGGAtgactccgacgacgacgaccacacCGGCCGGCAAGCGGCCACCGGAGTGGTCACCACCGGACCTGCAGCTCACCTTGTCTCCGACGACCGCCCCCGCGGCCGCAGACGGCGGCGGGGCCAAGAGGAGCAAGAcgtcaacgacgacgacgaacaccaCCGCCGCCATTTCAGGCGAGCAAGAAGCAGAGAAGAATATGGATCGCTGCAAGAACAAGCTGTCCatctcgctctcgctctcgccgccggcagcagcagcagcagcggcgaacTTCTCCTCCATGGATTTGTCCATggagcagcagaagcagaagcaggaaAAGACAACAATAGGAAGCAGTGAGGAGGAGGCCGGTGATCTGGGGCAGAGTACTTTGGATCTGACCATGTCGATCAGGGCATTGGAGTGA